AGTGATTTCACGAACCACTTTGATTACTTTGATTTTTTCTCCACCAGCAGAAGCTAGTACTACGTCAAACTCAGTTTTTTCTTCAGCAGCGCCTGCAGCACCACCAGCAGCTACTGCTACTGGAGCAGCAGCTGTTACACCGAATTCTTCTTCGATTGCTTTTACTAAATCGTTTAATTCTAGAACTGTCATAGCTTTGATAGCTTCTAAGATTTGCTCATTGTTCATTTTAATTTCCTCCTATGGAATGTTTATTAGTTTTAGGCAGTTTGCCTGATTTTTGAAGTTATGAGGCTACTATTAAGCGCCTTGCTCTTCTTTTTGTTCTGCAACAGCTTTTGTTGCAAGTGCGAAGTTGCGCACTGGAGCTTGAAGTACAGATAAAAGCATTGATAATAGACCTTCGCGAGATGGAAGTTCTGCAAGAGCTTTAACGTCTTCAACTGATGCCAATGTACCTTCGATGATACCAGCTTTAATTTCTAACGCTTCGTTTTTCTTAGCGAACTCGTTAATAATTTTAGCAGGAGCTACTACGTCCTCGTTAGAGAATGCGATAGCGTTAGGACCAGTTAAAAATTCATTGATTCCTTCTAAACCAGCAGCTTCAGCAGCACGGCGAGTTAAAGTGTTTTTGTAAACTTTGAACTCAACACCTGCTTCACGTAATTGCTTACGTAATTCAGTTACTTGCGCTACAGTTAAACCACGGTAATCTACTACTACTACAGAACCAGCAGCAGAGAATTTATCAGCGATTTCTTGAACTTGAACTTTTTTAGTTTCGATTGCTTTGCTCATGATGACACCTCCTATTAGAATGAGTCATTTATACCGACAAAGAAAAGCCTCTATATCAATAATAGACATAGAGGCTGAAAGTACATCATCTTAAAAAGAATCCGAACTCCTATGTCCTCGGTAGGATCATTAAGTGCTACATGGCACCCCTACTGTCTACGGTACAAATGGATGATTCACAACAGCATTCATCTTACCAAGTAAGAAGCGCGTTGTCAACAAATTTTATAAAACGGTTTTAAAAAACCGGAAATTATTTAACTGTTACGTTAGCAGCGTCAACTTTTACAGCAGGACCCATTGTAGTTGTAACGT
This genomic window from Solibacillus sp. FSL R5-0449 contains:
- the rplJ gene encoding 50S ribosomal protein L10 translates to MSKAIETKKVQVQEIADKFSAAGSVVVVDYRGLTVAQVTELRKQLREAGVEFKVYKNTLTRRAAEAAGLEGINEFLTGPNAIAFSNEDVVAPAKIINEFAKKNEALEIKAGIIEGTLASVEDVKALAELPSREGLLSMLLSVLQAPVRNFALATKAVAEQKEEQGA
- the rplL gene encoding 50S ribosomal protein L7/L12; protein product: MNNEQILEAIKAMTVLELNDLVKAIEEEFGVTAAAPVAVAAGGAAGAAEEKTEFDVVLASAGGEKIKVIKVVREITGLGLKEAKEVVDNAPKALKEGVSKDEAEAIKAKLEEVGASVEVK